A stretch of Aedes aegypti strain LVP_AGWG chromosome 2, AaegL5.0 Primary Assembly, whole genome shotgun sequence DNA encodes these proteins:
- the LOC110675945 gene encoding uncharacterized protein LOC110675945, translating to MKAVYFLCQIVFVGVIMKEVSTEECIKWQDHRKELENCCKYYPPYPQEGLNRCSKPALEQSGRDEAEYLRCLFECYFDRLGIVVDQTLDLDKVAEHLQSMSENSRDIVLNAYKKCAAETTGSLRVCHSYAQELEACALLEIDRHCPDEFYEPNEICDKRRAGVEFCE from the exons ATGAAAGCTGTGTACTTTTTGTgtcaaattgtttttgttggtgTAATAATGAAG GAGGTCTCAACAGAAGAATGCATCAAATGGCAAGACCAT AGGAAAGAACTCGAAAATTGCTGTAAATATTATCCACCATACCCACAGGAGGGCTTGAACCGCTGTTCAAAGCCAGCACTAGAACAATCCGGAAGGGACGAAGCGGAATACTTACGG TGCCTTTTTGAATGTTACTTCGATCGGCTCGGGATCGTTGTCGACCAGACGCTCGATTTGGACAAAGTTGCCGAACACCTGCAGTCAATGAGTGAGAATTCTCGGGACATCGTTCTCAATGCGTACAAGAAATGTGCCGCGGAAACTACCGGATCACTGCGCGTATGCCATTCGTATGCCCAAGAGCTGGAAGCTTGTGCTCTGCTGGAAATTGACCGTCATTGCCCGGATGAATTCTATGAGCCTA aTGAGATTTGTGACAAACGTAGAGCTGGCGTCGAATTTTGTgaataa
- the LOC110675946 gene encoding uncharacterized protein LOC110675946, whose protein sequence is MECYFKELGIIDGLTLNMERVKQHLANVEERAREFYETAYKTCDDELDEDKHKFHVVMCSPYPTAIQKCVQEKMIQQCPEEYFVKSELCDQVKNGDKLCEN, encoded by the exons ATGGAATGCTACTTCAAGGAGTTGGGAATCATCGATGGTCTGACGCTTAACATGGAACGAGTAAAGCAACATCTGGCGAATGTAGAGGAACGTGCACGAGAGTTTTACGAGACTGCCTACAAAACTTGCGATGACGAGCTCGATGAGGACAAACATAAATTTCATGTTGTGATGTGCAGCCCATATCCAACCGCCATTCAGAAATGTGTGCAGGAAAAAATGATCCAGCAGTGTCCGGAGGAGTATTTTGTCAAGA GTGAACTTTGCGACCAAGTGAAAAACGGAGACAAACTTTGCGAGAACTAA